The genomic region CTGTTCTGTCAGCTGCAAACCCCAAGCCATTGCACTCAGTGGCCCAGGGGCTCCAGGCTCCCAAAACCACCGGAGAGGAAGGGGTGCAAGGCCCCCCCCCACCAGGAGGTGTCACCAGTCACCCATGCTGTTCCATGTGTGGAGGATATCTGGGAAGCACCTGCAGCAGGTGGCAGGCACGCTGTGACAAGTTCACATGCCCCCGAGCAGTGTGGCAGCAGGGGCACAAGTAAGGAGCCCCCTCTGTGCCCCCAACCCCAGACTCTGTGGCAGGGGCGCAGTGCTGAGCCTTGGACTGGCACCTGCACTGGGAGCCCAGCTGCAGCTTGGAGCTGAAGCATGGCCCTAAGAAGCATTTTGGCTGAGGATATCCTTGTAGTTGCCATCCAAAATGGGAAACTTGGGTGTTCAGAGCTCATCTGCCCATCAGGGCTGCAAGAGGGCACCACAGGACCGGCCCAGAAGGAAACCAGCAGTAGAGAAGGTGGCGGCTTTGTGCCTACCACACGTCCCAGGCAGTCCCAAGGCACCTCAGCCCTCTGGAAATGTGCTGCCCACAAAGAGCCCCGTGTGTCACCACTGCTGCTCTGGGCTTCCCAGCTCAAGCAGCAGGGAGTGAGCAGGGCCCCCCAGGCCTTGGGGCACTGCGGCAGCGCCTCCCCACTCAGCAGGCTGTGCCTCTGGTCTGAGCCACGAGCATTTACCGAGGGGAGAAAACATCCCTCTAAGGACCCCAGCCAGCCCTGCATCCCCCAAAACACCACAGAAAGTACATTTCACTTAGGAAAGAGCCACAGCAGTGGCAATTGCTTTTATTCCTATGAATACCAAGGGAGAACAGATTGCCCGAGATTGAGCAGCCCAGCTGCCGTGCTCCTCCTGTGTGCGGCACGCGTGTCCTCCTACAGCAGTGATCACAACAAGTGCCTTGGCACGCAGGGGTGACACGTTTCCTCCGGTGCTGGCACACATTTAGGGCAGGCACAACTGCTGTTTCCTTTTGGAGCACGTAGAGCTGGCACCAGGGGCTCTGCCCGCTgcaaggaggggaggaaaggggagcaGGTAACGCAACGCTGTGCTGGGAAAGCCATGCCTGCCCCCTTCCCAGCCACAGCGTCCTTTGGGAGCTcagggctctggcagcagcagcgcaATTCCCAGCCCGGCCTCTTGCTGCACTGCTGCCAAGTCCCCGTGTTGCCCGGGGCCAGATGGCCTTTCTTCCTCTGAGCCATAAGGCAGCGGgctgccttcctttggggaaaacAGCCAGGGCAGGAGGCTCCAACCCCTGCAGCTTCCATGCCTGTTATGCTCTGGAGGGAGCTAAGCTTGGAGCACCTTTTGAGCACGTGTCAATGTGTTGGCAAGCCAGGAGTTCTGGACAGCAAGGTGCTCTGAGCACACCACGCAGCGGGGAGTCCCGAGCAGGCCCCTGGtgagctgccccagccccaaagcagcagagccccctccccagcacagcccccagcatCTGAGCAAGCTTCTCTGCTTGAGGGGCATGCACTGTGGGGACAAACCAGCACCGCCACGATCTCTGCGAGCAGGAGCTGACAGACAGCTAAAGCAGGACTAGGAGCACGTCGCTGATGAAGCAGGAATCTCGCTTCCCCCTCCAGCCAACTGCTTCCCTCACATCAATTCCAAACTGCAGGCTGGCTCAGTTTGGCTGGGGCGTTGGGCAGAAAGCTATTCCTGTCAGAGCTGGAGTCCAAACTGACTcagcctgcagccacaggaCAGGAAGGGCACATCCTGTGGGCAGGGGCTTGCTGCCAGCTTATCACCATCCCGCCCCTGCACAGCCACCACAAAAGGGGTGGCCACCTCAACcatgcagctcctgctccctgccctgcctgcagccagctcccagggacaaagcagagcaaaatcCCACCCCGAGAACCTGGGGGGCAGCTGGGCAGTCCTGGGGGCTACGAGGCTCCGTCCTCGCCCAGCTGTGCCACAGCCTGCACGAGGTCCTGCACAACCAGGTCCACATCGGCACGGGTGGTGTCCCGCCCCACGCTCAGCCGCAGGGCGTTCTGCGCCACCTCGTAGGGGATCCCACAGCTGAGCAGGATCGACGAGGGCCTGAAACACAGGCAGGGGGGAGAGGGTTTAACTGGGAGGCCAAAGAAGTGCACACATCGCTTGAGAGATTCACAGAGCCGTAGAAAGGAGCATGTCTGGACAGATGCACTCGAGGCAAAACAGTGAAGTGCCCTGCTTACCTCCCAAAGGCACCTGCTCGCACCCAGCTCGTTGCCCTGGGGCAGATCTGGCTCTTCCCCTCTGAGAACCTCCCCAGTACTTCCAGGGACTGCAAGCTCTACGTGTCACCGCTCTAAACCAGCCCCAAAGCACCTGCTGTCCCACACACACCCAAAGGAGCCCTCTGGAGACCCTACATAGGCTTGGCTGGGCAAGCCAGGCACACAGACACAGGCAGACTGCCGGCAGTGCCACACGCTGAGGAGTGCTTCCAGGCTCAGCTGGATCACCACAGCCCAGGGGAACAAAGTCCCTCCCGCAGCAGCCACGTGTTCCAGCCGTGTTTTATGCAACAACCTCCTGTGCTGCTCTCAGCAAAgctctgcactcgctttgctccaggcagtgctgcccacagccaccccctggcccctctccctgcctccctctctCCTGGGAGGAGAGGCACTGGCCCAGCTGGCTGCTTACCGATCCCCTTTCTCGGAGTGGCAGGCAGCCCCAACGCTGGCGAGGAGGGTCTTGCAGTGAGCCAGCACCCTGCGCCCTGCAGCACACACACGCGGGTCTCCCCGTGCCCAGGCTCCTTCTGAGGGCCGCTGCCCGCCTCATCTCCGTGCCCAAGCCGTGGCCGAGCTCCCACGTGCCTCAGGCCCGCAGCACCCCACGGGAAGCGTGCGCAGGGGAGGTGGGAGCAGAGCTACCTTGAAGGCCTGGGCCCAGAATGGAGAAGTTGCAGGTGTTGCAGAGTCGCTTGGAGCCCGTGAACTTGCTGTTGAAGTGGAGCCTCTGCTTCCCAAAGGATGCCTGGAAGGACCAGAGGGCTGCAGACAGCTCTGGGAAGCGAGCAGCTCTGTCCCAGCGTGTCCTCAAGGCCCCGCACCCTGCAGGACAAGTCCCCGGAAGGGGAGAGATGGACAGGAACTGGATCCGCTCACCTCCAGCCTGGCCTCCAGGTAGTCCCGAACATCCCGCATGTGGGCCTCGTAGGCCTCCCAGTTCCTGCTCACGAGCTCTGCAGCCTGAGGAGACCCAGAGAGGTTCCCTCAGCAATCCCCAGACACCTCCCTCCACATCCAGCCTCCCAGCGTCagtgcagcccagcagctgcccccacCAGGTCCCATCCCGACAGCTTGCAGAGCGGTGCCAGctgtgcctgccctgctgccaggcagaCTGCGGGGCAAAACCTGCAGCCGACACTTGGAAGCAGCTCCTTGGACTGGCACCAGAAGTCCTATCTCCTTCCCCTGCAGTTCACCTGCCCTCCCGCACCCAGAGCTTGTCACTTCTAGAGGTGTAGTAGTGCAGCAGGATGCGTCCATGCTGgctctgccaggcagcagccCTGAGAAGCCTTTCctccaccaccatcacccactCACCTTGCCAAGGCCAGCGATCATTGGGGTGTTCTCAGTGCTGGAAGGGAAGCATTTTGCTGGACTAGAAGTCTGTTCTCTAGCCTCAGGGCACAGCCCCTCCCCGCCTGTGACCCCTGGCTGTTCAGCCACTGACCGGGCACCTTACCCTGGCCGGAAACTCCTCTCCTGTCCCCCTCCGAAGAGCATGGGGTGCAGCGGGGTGGTGGTGCCAGGGCCACGCACGTACAGCGCGCCGATCCGCGGGCCGTAGAActgcagggaggaagagagctGCACCAGCCACGTGGGCACAGCGCCAGGTGCCCCGTGATGGGCACCCTGCCCGACCCCAGAGCTGTCCCCAAGCCTcagccacctcctgcagcctctccaAACAAAGCCCCTGACTGGCAGAAGCTGTCCCCCAGCTCTCACCTGGGGGACTCGCACCCCCGCAGTGATCTCCCAAAAGCCCATTACAGCTGCCCAGCTCTGGCCATGCTGTGGGAGCCACCCAAGGTCCCCCCAGCAGGAATATCTGTGAAGGCGACTGGGCCACGCAAGCAGTGCTGTACCTTGTGCCCCACGATGGTGAGGTAGtccacccccagctcctgcacgtCCACACGCCCCTTGCCAATCATCTGTGCCGCATCCGTGTGCACCAGGATCCTGGGCAGCCCCTCAGCCACCCTCTTCTGGTTGAGGACGTGGATGTGCTGGCTCAGCTTTGAGACCGGCTGGCAGGAAGGAGAAAGGTCTGTATCACAGGGACCGTCTGCTCCCCCTTATCAAGGACCTTTCTGTGACCATGTCTCTTGGACACCTTCCTGGCCGCATCCCGTGCCGCTTGCTGCCCACAGACTCACCATGATGACCCCTGTCTCGTTATTGGCCAGCATGATGGAAACCAAGCAGGTGGTCGGCCGCACCGCAGCGAGGACGTCATCCACCTCGGCCTGCCCACTTCGTGGGGACACAGGCACAAAGGTGGCTTCTGCAAGTCAAGAAACAAGCCCTCAGGTTTGCTGGACAGCGCAGCAGCGTCCAGGGCTGTCCAAACACTACTGAAAGGGCAGGAGGGCTACGTGGGCAGCTGGCATACAACCAGAGGGTACCAGCATCAGATGCCAACCAGGTGAAACATACAGCTGGTGGGAACATGGGCACATCTCAGGAATCAGTGCCatttgagggggaaaaagaggaacATCACAGAGCAAGCAGGTCCCTGTCTTTGTCTGCTTTTCACCTTTAGCATAGCAAAACTGCCAGTAGGGCAAATCCCCTGCTTTCCATACTGCAAACCTGAGCCTGGGGCCAAATGTGCACAACCTGCCTCTCGCTGTCCCTGTACCAGCACCCAGCTCACCTGCCAGGCTCTCCTTCACCAGATGCTCCAGCGGCAGACGGATGGAGTCATGCTCCACACTTGATGTCACGATGTGCGGCGTGGCCCCGTCCTGCCCCTTGCTTTCTTGGAAGTGCCTGAGAGCAGTATGGATCACCATGTTGTTAGCCTGGGGAGAGGAACACAGAGAGAACAATGAACGCCTGGAGAAAGCACAGCGCCGTTCCTCCCCACCCTCCTCACACAGCAGCACCCTCACCTCCGTGCCCCCTGAGGTGAAGATGACATCCTCCGGCCGGCCTCCCACCATCCTCGCCAGGCTCTCCCGGGCGCCAGCGATGAGCTCCTTGGCCTTCctacctgcagggccaggccCAGCCGCTCcgtcactgctgtcactgctcccacagcccccacacccagcccctgccccaggcctTACCTGCggggtgggtgctgctggggttcCCCCAGGCCTGGCAGGCAGCGTCCCCCAGCGCCTGGGCCACCTCGGGGGCCAGCGGGGTGGTGGCGTTGTAGTCCAGGTACACGCTGCTGggcgcggggcccggcggcTCCGTCCCGGCACCCATCGCTCCCGGTGCTGTGGGGACGAGGGCGCAGCTGTGGGGGCCCCGCGCTGGGTGCGGCGCCTCAGGGCTCCTCTCAGGgctcccctcaggg from Anas platyrhynchos isolate ZD024472 breed Pekin duck chromosome 9, IASCAAS_PekinDuck_T2T, whole genome shotgun sequence harbors:
- the SCLY gene encoding selenocysteine lyase; the encoded protein is MGAGTEPPGPAPSSVYLDYNATTPLAPEVAQALGDAACQAWGNPSSTHPAGRKAKELIAGARESLARMVGGRPEDVIFTSGGTEANNMVIHTALRHFQESKGQDGATPHIVTSSVEHDSIRLPLEHLVKESLAEATFVPVSPRSGQAEVDDVLAAVRPTTCLVSIMLANNETGVIMPVSKLSQHIHVLNQKRVAEGLPRILVHTDAAQMIGKGRVDVQELGVDYLTIVGHKFYGPRIGALYVRGPGTTTPLHPMLFGGGQERSFRPGTENTPMIAGLGKAAELVSRNWEAYEAHMRDVRDYLEARLEASFGKQRLHFNSKFTGSKRLCNTCNFSILGPGLQGRRVLAHCKTLLASVGAACHSEKGDRPSSILLSCGIPYEVAQNALRLSVGRDTTRADVDLVVQDLVQAVAQLGEDGAS